A stretch of DNA from Roseovarius faecimaris:
GTCCATATGCTCTTTCATCAGATCAAAGAGCAATGTCTGCTTGTCCGGCGTGTAATTATAGAGCGCGCCCGCCTGCACCCCGACCTCACCCGCGATCTGGCGCATTGAGACCGCCGCATAGCCATGGCGCGCAAACAGCCGCAGCGCCGCGTCGCGCACGCGCGGTCCGGTGATGTCGGAATGGGATCCTTGGGTGCGGGCCATGCGCGATATTTAACTGAACATATGTTCAAATCAAAGCCCTGACTTGCCCTGGCCCCTGAAAGAGTGGCAAGACAGGAGCATCGCTTTCCGGGGATACATGCCCAATGCCTCTGCGCACCTCTTTCCTCTTCGCTTTTGGCCTCATGCTTGCGGCCTGCGCGGAATTTCCCGAGCTTGACGCCACGCTGAGCGACGCGGCCCGCGCGGCCCCCTACCCCCAGCTTCTGCCGGTCGAAGAGCTGAATGCACGGGTCGGCGAGCCCAGGATCGACGCCGAAGCCGCAGACGGGATCGAGGCGCGCGTGGCCGCACTCAAGGCGCGTGCGGCGCGGCTGCGTGGCACCGTGCTCGACAGCTCGACCCGTGCCCGGATGCAGACCGGTATAAACGAGATCTGAGCCCCCATCCCCGGTCGCCCCAAAAGCCGCGTTGCACCGCCCGCCCGGCTCGGCTACATCGCTTGCATCAGGCCAACAAACCGAACGGAGACGCCCATGACCACCCCCTTGCGCCTTGGCATTGCCGGATTGGGCACCGTCGGCACCGGTGTTGTGAAAATCGTCCGCCAGAAAGCGAACCTTCTGGCCGAACGCGCGGGCCGTCCGGTGGTGATCACCGCGGTGAGCGCCCGCAGCCGCGACAAGGACCGCGGCGTAAATATCAAGGATTACGCCTGGGAAGATGATCCCGTCGCGCTTGCGCAGCGCGACGATGTGGATGTCTTTGTCGAACTGATGGGCGGCAGTGACGGGCCTGCGAAAGCGGCGACCAAAGCCGCGATTGCGGCGGGCAAGGATGTGGTGACCGCCAACAAGGCGCTGCTGGCACATCATGGGCAGGCGCTGGCCGAAGCCGCCGAAGCGGCGGGCAAGGTCATCCGGTTCGAGGCAGCGGTGGCGGGGGGCATCCCTGTGATCAAGGCCCTGACGGAGGGGCTCGCGGGAAATGAGATCACCCGCGTCATGGGCGTCATGAACGGCACCTGCAATTATATCCTGACACGGATGCAATCGGCGGGCCTGCCCTATGCGGAAGTGTTCGAGGAGGCCAATCAGCTTGGCTATCTCGAAGCCGACCCGACGCTGGATGTGGGCGGGATCGACGCCGGGCACAAATTGTCGCTGCTGGCGGCCATCGCCTTTGGCACGCAGGTCGATTTCGACGCGGTCGAGTTGGAAGGCATCGAGCGCATCACCATCGACGACATTCACCAGGCCGCTGATATGGGCTATCGGATCAAGCTTCTGGGCGTCGCACAGCAGACCGGCCGCGGGCTGGAACAGCGCATGTCGCCCTGCCTTGTGCCCGACACAAGCCCCCTGGGTCAGCTGGAAGGCGGGACAAACATGTGCGTGCTCGAAGGCGATGCGGTCGAGCAGATCGTGCTGCGCGGGCCCGGCGCGGGCGAAGGCCCCACCGCCAGCGCGGTGATGGGCGACGTGATGGATATCGCGCGCGGGTTTCGCCTGCCCACCTTCGGCCAGCCTGCGACGAGCCTCGCCAAAGCCAAGTCGGCCCATTCGGTCACGCCTGCGCCTTACTACCTGCGCATGGCGCTGGAGGACAAACCCGGGGCCCTGGCCAAGATCGCCACCGTGCTGGGCGAAAGCGGCGTGTCGATCGACCGGATGCGGCAATATCAGCATGACGGGGATACAGCCCCGGTGCTGATCGTCACGCATAAGGTGACGCGCGCGGATCTCAATCAGGCGCTCGAGGCGATGGCGACACTGGATGTGATGCGTGACCCGCCCGTCGCTCTCAGGATCGAAACCGTCTGAGCCCAGGCGCGATGACCGGTTGGCACAGCCCAGTTGACCTTTACTGCGAACGGGTCGCGCCCGGGTTCTGGGACGAGCCGCTGAATGCGGTGACCAACCTCGCCTTTGTGCTGGCCGCCCTCTGGGCGTTGCGGACCGCCAAGCAAATGGGGCGCTCGGGGCTGGACCTGAGCCTGCTGATGATCCTCGCCGCCTGCATCGGCATCGGCTCCTTCCTGTTTCATACCTTCGCAAACCGCTGGAGCGGGGTGGCCGATGTGCTGCCGATCTGGACCTTCGTGCTGCTCTGCATTGGCAGCGGGTTCTATCGCGTGGCGGGTCTGCGCCCGGTCATGAGCGTCTTGTCAGTTCTTGGCATCGTCGCCTTGCTGACCGTGGTCCTCATGGCCCTGCCTGGCGGTGCAAGCCCCAGCCGCTTCAACGGCTCCGAACACTACGCGCCTGCCCTGCTCGTCATGGCCGTTTTCGCTCTGCTGAGCTGGTGGCGGCGGCACCCGGTGGCGCATTGGATCGTGGCCGCCACGCTCACCTTCACACTCTCACTCACTTTCCGCACGATTGACATAGCCCTCTGCCCCACCCTCCCCTTCGGCACGCATTTCCTTTGGCATCTGCTCAATGGCCTGATGGTGGGCCTCCTGCTACAAGCCCTGATCCGCGCGCCTGAGCCAAAGCGCGTTTGATGCTTGTCTCGCAAGGCGTGCACGTCTAAACCCCCGTGAACACCACTTGCTGCCAAGGACAGATGAATGACCTCGCACACCTCCTTTGACGACCATATGCTTTCCCTGGCGCTGGCCCGCGTGGCCGAAGAAGCCGCGATTGCCTGCTTTGGCATGATCGGGCGCGGCGATGAAAAGGCCGCCGATCAGGCTGCCGTCAATGCCATGCGCGAGCAGTTGAACCTGCTGAACATCAAGGGCGTGGTGGTCATCGGCGAAGGCGAGCGTGACGAGGCCCCGATGCTTTACATCGGTGAAGAAGTGGGCAGCGGCGACGGGCCGGGCGTCGATATCGCGCTTGATCCGCTGGAGGGCACGACACTCACCGCGAAGGCCATGCCCAACGCGCTGACTGTCATTTCAATGGCGCCACGCGGCACCATGCTGCATGCACCGGATGTCTACATGGACAAGCTGGCCATCGGGCCGGGCTATCCGACCGATGTCGTCTCGCTCGAGATGTCGCCTGCTGAGCGGGTCAAGGCACTGGCCAAGGCCAAGAAGGTCAAACCGGAGGAGATCACCGTCTGCATCCTGGAACGTCCGCGCCACGAAGAGATGATTGCCGAGGTGCGCGCCACCGGTGCGGCCATTCACCTGATCAGCGATGGCGATGTGGCCGGTGTGATGCATTGCGCCGAGGCGGATGTGACCGGCATCGACATGTATATGGGCTCGGGCGGTGCGCCCGAGGGGGTTCTGGCCGCAGGTGCGCTGAAATGCCTGGGCGGGCAGATCTGGGGCCGCCTGCTGTTCCGTAATGATGACGAACGCGGCCGGGCCGCCAAGGCGGGCATCACCGATCTGGACCGGGTTTATGCCCGTGACGACATGGTGCAGGACGACGTGATCTTTGCCGCCACCGGTGTGACCAAGGGCTCGATCCTGAACGGGCTGCGGCGCGAAGGCGATGCGGTGCTGACCGAAACGCTTCTTCTGCGCTCCAAGACCGGCGAGCGCCGCCGCGTGGCCTGTCGTCATCCAAAGCGGTGAGCGGCAACGCGTTTCTCGATGTTGAACGCTCGCTGACCGGGCGGCGCTGGGTCGGCCCCGCGCCCGAACAGGACCGGCTGGCCGAGGCGATGGCGCAGCAGACCGCCCTGCCCCGCCCGCTCTGTCAGACCTTGGCGCGGCTCGGTGTGGCGGCTGAAGAGGCGGAAGCATATCTTGCGCCTGCGCTGCGGGATCTCTTGCCCGACCCGCGCAATCTCAAGGACATGCATCAGGCCGCCGAGCGGTTTCTGAGCGCCGTGACGCAAAAAGAGCGGATTGCGATCTTTGCCGATTACGATGTGGATGGCGGTAGTTCTGCGGCCCTTCTGATCCACTGGCTGCGGCAGATGGGGCTTACCGCCACGCTCTATGTTCCTGACCGGATTGACGAGGGCTATGGCCCGAATGACGAAGCCATGGCGGATCTGGCGCGTGCGCATGACCTGATCATCTGCGTCGATTGCGGCACGTTGAGCCACGGGCCGGTGGCCGCGGCGGTGGGTGCCGATGTGATCATCCTCGACCACCACCTGGGCGGCGAGACCCTGCCCGACGCGCTGGCGGTGGTGAACCCCAACCGGCAGGATGAAAGCGGCGATCTGGCGCATCTCTGTGCAGCGGCGGTGGTGTTCCTGATGCTGGTCGAGGCGGGGCGGCAATTGCGGGAGGCGGGCAAGACCGGCCCCGATCTGATGGGCCTGCTTGATCTCGTGGCGCTGGCCACGGTGGCGGACGTGGCCCCCCTGCGCGGGGTCAACCGGGCCTTTGTCCGGCAAGGCCTCAGGATCATGGCGCGCCGCGAGAGGCCCGGTCTGGTGGCACTGAGCGATGTGGGGCGGCTCGACACGCCCCCCAACGCCTACACGCTGGGCTTTGTCTTCGGCCCTCGGGTGAATGCAGGCGGGCGGATTGGCCAGGCGGATCTGGGTGCGCGCCTTTTGGCGTCAGACAGCCCGCATGAGGCCGCCGCGATGGCCGAGCGGCTGGATCAGCTCAATTCCGAGCGGCGTGAAATCGAGGCCACCGTGCGCGCCGCTGCTATGGCGCAGGCCGAGACGCGCGGGTTGGATGCGCCACTGGTCTGGGCCGCCGGTGAGGGCTGGCATCCCGGCGTCGTGGGGATCGTGGCGAGCCGCCTGAAGGAAGCCACCAACCGGCCCGCCGTGGTGATCGGACTGGACGGCGACGAAGGCAAAGGCTCGGGCCGGTCCATCAGCGGCGTCGATCTGGGGGCGTCGGTGCAGCGTCTGGCGGCCGAGGGGCTGTTGCTGAAAGGCGGCGGGCACCGGATGGCCGCCGGGCTGACCGTGGCGCGCGACCGGCTGGAGGAAGCGATGGCGCGGCTGGCAGAGCTTCTTGCGCGGCAAGGCGCAGGCGACGCCGGACCTCAGGACATGCGGCTTGACGGGCTGCTGATGCCCGGGGCCGCAAGCGTCGAACTGGTAGAGCAGATCGAGGCGGCGGGCCCCTTCGGCGCGGGCGCTCCGGGGCCGCGCTATGCCTTTGCCGATATGGCAATCAGCTTTGCCAAGCGGGTGGGTGAGAGCCACCTCAAGCTGCGCTTCGGAGACGGGCTCGGCCCTCAGCTCAATGCGATCTGCTTCGGGGCGTATGACACGCCGCTCGGGGCGGTGTTAGAGGGCCATGGCGGCGCACGGTTCCACCTTGCGGGGCGGATCGAGATCAACAGCTGGCAGGGCCGACGCAGCATTCAGCTACGCCTTGAGGATGCCGCTGCCGCAGCGTGAAATCATCCTGCGCGGCACACGCATTTTTTTGCAGAATCCCCCTTGCGCAAACCTGCGCTTTTGCCTAGTTACCGCGTCACGTTCCGAGTGGCCCGTTCGTCTATCGGTTAGGACGCCAGGTTTTCAACCTGGAAAGAGGGGTTCGATTCCCCTACGGGCTGCCACTTCTTCCGAAAAGCACTACGACATTGGAGCTTACGGGCTCTTTTGCACCAGGTTTTTCCACCCGTGATGCACCTTGGCTGTTTCGCCTCCCGTCCAGACGGTCCGTCGCATGTGCCACAGGCCGGGCGTGCTCCACTCATTTGGTGCAGACCACAGGTGTCTTAGGGGCGCTGTGCGACAGATATGCCAGACTGAGACGGGCTATGAACCTCTGGCTGCGTACCCGATGGAAGAGGCGCTGCTGGACTGATGCGCCGCGCAGCACATCCCAAGCCCCTTCCCGAGTGAAACGCATTGCGCGACATGGGCCTGTCCAAGGGTCGGGATTTCTGCGACACTTCGCGCTGTCATGATCAAGAAGCTTGCCCTTCCCGTGAGCCTGCTGCTGCTCGGTTATGGGTTCTATAGCAGCGCCAACTTCCAGGAGATCGCGGCGGGCGTGGCAATCTTCCTTTTTGGCATGCTGATGCTCGAAGATGGCTTCCGGCTGTTTTCCGGCGGCTTTCTTGAGGCGGTGCTGACACGGGCAACCAGTTCCGTGCCACGGTCTCTGGCTTTCGGTCTCGTGACCACGTCGATCATGCAGTCGAGCTCTCTCGTCTCGGTGATCACCATCTCCTTTCTCTCCGCTGGTCTGATTTCGTTGCTGGCGGGGGTGGGGATCATCTTTGGGGCCAATATCGGCACGACAACCGGCGCGTGGCTGGTGGCAGGGTTCGGGCTGAAGGTGAACATTTCGGCCTATGCGCTGCCGATGCTGGCGGTGGCGATTGTGCTGGCCTTCCAGAAAAACAAATACCTGCGCGGTGCGGGGCTGGTGCTGGGGGGGCTCGGGTTTCTCTTTCTTGGCATTCACCACATGAAGGAGGGGTTTGAGGCCTTCAAGGATCAGTTCGACCTGTCGCGTTTCGCCCTCACCGGGCTGATCGGGCTGGTGGTCTATACGCTGATCGGCACGGCGGCGACGGTGGTCATGCAATCGAGCCACGCCACGATGA
This window harbors:
- a CDS encoding homoserine dehydrogenase encodes the protein MTTPLRLGIAGLGTVGTGVVKIVRQKANLLAERAGRPVVITAVSARSRDKDRGVNIKDYAWEDDPVALAQRDDVDVFVELMGGSDGPAKAATKAAIAAGKDVVTANKALLAHHGQALAEAAEAAGKVIRFEAAVAGGIPVIKALTEGLAGNEITRVMGVMNGTCNYILTRMQSAGLPYAEVFEEANQLGYLEADPTLDVGGIDAGHKLSLLAAIAFGTQVDFDAVELEGIERITIDDIHQAADMGYRIKLLGVAQQTGRGLEQRMSPCLVPDTSPLGQLEGGTNMCVLEGDAVEQIVLRGPGAGEGPTASAVMGDVMDIARGFRLPTFGQPATSLAKAKSAHSVTPAPYYLRMALEDKPGALAKIATVLGESGVSIDRMRQYQHDGDTAPVLIVTHKVTRADLNQALEAMATLDVMRDPPVALRIETV
- a CDS encoding ceramidase domain-containing protein → MTGWHSPVDLYCERVAPGFWDEPLNAVTNLAFVLAALWALRTAKQMGRSGLDLSLLMILAACIGIGSFLFHTFANRWSGVADVLPIWTFVLLCIGSGFYRVAGLRPVMSVLSVLGIVALLTVVLMALPGGASPSRFNGSEHYAPALLVMAVFALLSWWRRHPVAHWIVAATLTFTLSLTFRTIDIALCPTLPFGTHFLWHLLNGLMVGLLLQALIRAPEPKRV
- the glpX gene encoding class II fructose-bisphosphatase; translated protein: MTSHTSFDDHMLSLALARVAEEAAIACFGMIGRGDEKAADQAAVNAMREQLNLLNIKGVVVIGEGERDEAPMLYIGEEVGSGDGPGVDIALDPLEGTTLTAKAMPNALTVISMAPRGTMLHAPDVYMDKLAIGPGYPTDVVSLEMSPAERVKALAKAKKVKPEEITVCILERPRHEEMIAEVRATGAAIHLISDGDVAGVMHCAEADVTGIDMYMGSGGAPEGVLAAGALKCLGGQIWGRLLFRNDDERGRAAKAGITDLDRVYARDDMVQDDVIFAATGVTKGSILNGLRREGDAVLTETLLLRSKTGERRRVACRHPKR
- the recJ gene encoding single-stranded-DNA-specific exonuclease RecJ, translating into MSGNAFLDVERSLTGRRWVGPAPEQDRLAEAMAQQTALPRPLCQTLARLGVAAEEAEAYLAPALRDLLPDPRNLKDMHQAAERFLSAVTQKERIAIFADYDVDGGSSAALLIHWLRQMGLTATLYVPDRIDEGYGPNDEAMADLARAHDLIICVDCGTLSHGPVAAAVGADVIILDHHLGGETLPDALAVVNPNRQDESGDLAHLCAAAVVFLMLVEAGRQLREAGKTGPDLMGLLDLVALATVADVAPLRGVNRAFVRQGLRIMARRERPGLVALSDVGRLDTPPNAYTLGFVFGPRVNAGGRIGQADLGARLLASDSPHEAAAMAERLDQLNSERREIEATVRAAAMAQAETRGLDAPLVWAAGEGWHPGVVGIVASRLKEATNRPAVVIGLDGDEGKGSGRSISGVDLGASVQRLAAEGLLLKGGGHRMAAGLTVARDRLEEAMARLAELLARQGAGDAGPQDMRLDGLLMPGAASVELVEQIEAAGPFGAGAPGPRYAFADMAISFAKRVGESHLKLRFGDGLGPQLNAICFGAYDTPLGAVLEGHGGARFHLAGRIEINSWQGRRSIQLRLEDAAAAA